The Daucus carota subsp. sativus chromosome 9, DH1 v3.0, whole genome shotgun sequence genome window below encodes:
- the LOC108200771 gene encoding E3 ubiquitin-protein ligase BIG BROTHER, with translation MDGNRQMEVHYINTGCPYTVTESFMDFFEGLTNPHEHYAHAVPMQQYQETAYWVNAYKFGLPASEIPPYYGHYVVNDYLPRNDISRRAWEYPTMSYNEQPTATEIQAEENSVATMEAIPEECTTNHETAANSQDLWQDNIDPDNMTYEELLDLGEAVGTQSRGLAQELIDLLPTSKYKSSGFFFKKRSKERCVICQMRYKRGDRQIRLPCKHVYHSECVSKWLSINKICPICSTEVFSDESKH, from the exons atggaCGGGAACCGGCAAATGGAGGTGCATTATATAAATACTGGATGTCCTTACACCGTAACTGAGAGCTTTATGGATTTTTTTGAAGGTCTTACAAATCCACATGAACATTATGCTCATGCAGTACCTATGCAGCAGTATCAG GAAACGGCATACTGGGTGAATGCCTACAAATTCGGATTACCTGCTTCTGAAATTCCTCCATATTATGGTCACTATGTGGTGAATGATTATCTTCCCAGAAACGATATAAGCAGAAGGGCTTGGGAATACCCTACAATGTCATACAATGAACAACCTACAGCAACAGAGATACAAGCTGAAGAAAATTCAGTTGCTACTATGGAAGCTATTCCGGAAGAAT GCACTACAAATCATGAGACTGCTGCCAATTCTCAG GATCTTTGGCAGGACAATATAGACCCGGACAACATGACTTATGAG GAGTTACTTGATCTAGGTGAGGCAGTTGGAACTCAAAGTCGGGGCCTTGCTCAAGAACTGATTGATCTGCTTCCAACATCTAAATACAAGTCTAGTGGTTTCTTCTTCAAAAAACGTTCTAAAGAGAG GTGTGTGATCTGCCAAATGAGATATAAAAGAGGGGACCGTCAAATAAGACTGCCTTGCAAACATGTCTATCATAGTGAATGCGTATCCAAATGGCTAAGCATCAACAAG ATATGTCCCATCTGCAGCACCGAAGTTTTTAGCGATGAATCGAAGCATTAA